Part of the Candidatus Neomarinimicrobiota bacterium genome, GATTACGACCGGCTGTCGGGTCAACAGATGGTTTTGAGACAGTGGCGGTCGGGGGATCGAATGAGACCGTTAGGACTGAACGGGTATAAGAAGGTGAGCGATATTCTCGTCGACGAAAAGGTGAGCCGCTTCGAAAAGGAACGGCAGTACGTTCTCGTCGCCGGAGAAGACATTGTCTGGCTCTGCGGAATTCGTCTGGATAACCGGTTCAGAGTTCAAGATGACACCCAACAGGTGGCAAAGTTATGGTGGCGCCGCCATTAACTTGGTGGATTCATGAGCCGCCCTGCCCGCCCCTCCCGCGAGGTCGGGTGGCAGGCGGAAAGTTCGCCAAGCTGCACAAAGGTTGTGAGATGACTTACATACGAACAGGTAGGTCGAATCGCGTTACCAGCTTTCTCGTGGATCACGATTTGTCAACTTCCCAATTCTTTGTGTTCTTGGCGTTCTTCTCCCTCCGGAGGAGACCCTGCGGGTCACAGTGATTCCCCTGGAGGTGGCAAGTTAAGGAAACAGGTATGCAAAAGCTTCTGACGGAAGAACAGTTAAGGTCGAGGGTGAAGGAACTCGCGGAAATGATTTCGAGGGATTACGAAGGCAAGGTACCCATATTCATAGGAGTATTGAATGGCAGCTTTATTTTTCTTGCCGATCTTATCAGGGAGTTATCTATAGAGTGCGAGGTAGATTTCATAAAACTGGCGAGTTATGAAGCGGGAAAGTCCATCGGAACCGTACACCTTTTGAAGGATATCTCAGCAGATATTACAGGCCGGGACGTTATCATTGCCGAAGATATCGTTGATACGGGTTTGACCATAAGTTTTCTGAAGACCAGGATGGCGGACGCCGGACCTGCCTCGTTGAAGATCGTAACTTTACTTTTCAAAAAAGAGGTTGCGCGCTTAAATTTTGATCTGGATTATGTTGGCTTTGAAATACCTCCGGGCTTTGTTGTTGGTTACGGTCTAGATTATAATCAGAAGATGAGGAACCTTAGAGCCATTTTCACCATTAACGAGTAGAATCGACGCGAGGAACCGTTGACACAGAACATCCTTCAAAATCAGAGCAGGGGTTAAGATGGGCAGTAACGATTCCCGGCCTCCCAAGAAAAGCCCGAAGGGGGACAGGCCACAGAAAGATGATCAAGGCTTTCAGTGGAAGAATGCCGGGAAAACGTCGGTCA contains:
- the hpt gene encoding hypoxanthine phosphoribosyltransferase translates to MQKLLTEEQLRSRVKELAEMISRDYEGKVPIFIGVLNGSFIFLADLIRELSIECEVDFIKLASYEAGKSIGTVHLLKDISADITGRDVIIAEDIVDTGLTISFLKTRMADAGPASLKIVTLLFKKEVARLNFDLDYVGFEIPPGFVVGYGLDYNQKMRNLRAIFTINE